The genomic segment AAAATGCGGAGATCCACCACTTCAAAAAATGGATTGTTTTCCGGTGTAACGGCTAATTCATTTTCTACATAGAAAATCGAAGAGCCCACATATTCATCATCGATATAAGCTTTCCAGGTATATTTTCCTTTTTTCCAGAATACACCATAGGAAGCATTTCCCCAACCCTCGCGGATGTATACGATATTCTCGTCGGTTTTAACTTCCCGGTCGAGATTAATTTTACAAATGGATACCTCCGTGTCGCCTTCTTCTTTAACGCATTCAATCAGAATTTTGGCGGTCCAGTTTTCTTCATCAAAAAGTTTATTGAAAAAGCTTAACTCGGCATAGAGATAGCTGATTTCGGAGTTATTGAATACCCTGCGGTATTTCTTTTTCCCATCGCTTAACCATTCGGTAGAGCAATAGGTTTTCAGTTCGCGGAATTTGTGTTTTTTAAAGGCGGAGTTTTCAGCTTTTCCCATTGGTAAATAATTGAATAGCCGAATATACGAAATGCAGATTATTCTGCAATAGCCTCTTTATCGCTCCAGTTAAAAGCCCAGTTTAAGAATACAGGGGTGGTTATGGTAGTTAATATTCCCATCAGAACAAGGACAGAAAATAGTGAAATATCAATGATTTTCTCTTGTAAGGCGATGTTAGCAATCACCAATTCCATAATTCCCCGGGCATTTAAACCGATTCCAATGGTGGTGGCTCTACGGTGCGACATCCCCGCAAATCGCGCACCAAGGTAACCTCCCAGGATTTTTGAGCCAAATGAAGCTAAGACAACTATAAATAGAAAATAAAGATTGTCGAGCGATTTAATATCGAACTCCAGTCCAATGGCTGCAAAAAAGATGGGGGCCAAAAAGCCCATTGTTATTGAAGTAGTTGATTTCTCAAGATTATGGAAATTTTCTTTTCCCAATAAATCCTTGGTCAGCAACATGGAACCGAAAAATGCACCAACTACAAAGTGTAGACCTGCAGATTCTGAAACTGTAGCGAATAATAAAATAAAGCAAAACAAAAGTGCAAATAGCGATTCTTTGCCTTTTAAAAATTGCAGTAGTTTATCCAGCTTGTCCTTTAACCAATCTACTTGCTGGGTGGCCTTATTCAGCAGTTTGTAAAATATTACTACAAAAGCCAGAAAACCGACTACTTTTA from the Flavobacteriales bacterium genome contains:
- a CDS encoding cation:proton antiporter; the protein is MKEMMPIEIPFFANLLLLLVVARVLGEIFEHLKQPSMIGEILAGIILGPSLLNVSHFNSDLKVFTEMAVFLLVIMAGLEVNPKEIFEAMRGRKIWISILGFIIPIASGFAVGHLFQLDILTTTFLALCISITALPVSIRILVDLKKLNSDIGQRIITVAIFNDVLALMILGILMDIRGEQHSYSEILQTIGISFLKVVGFLAFVVIFYKLLNKATQQVDWLKDKLDKLLQFLKGKESLFALLFCFILLFATVSESAGLHFVVGAFFGSMLLTKDLLGKENFHNLEKSTTSITMGFLAPIFFAAIGLEFDIKSLDNLYFLFIVVLASFGSKILGGYLGARFAGMSHRRATTIGIGLNARGIMELVIANIALQEKIIDISLFSVLVLMGILTTITTPVFLNWAFNWSDKEAIAE